From one Malus sylvestris chromosome 1, drMalSylv7.2, whole genome shotgun sequence genomic stretch:
- the LOC126621652 gene encoding metacaspase-1-like, which translates to MPLLVDCSSCNTPLQLPPGARTIRCPLCQAFTRIADSRALPPPPYSSSSSASNHNPPPPSTSPYNRAPPVPPQSVHGRKRAVICAVSYKRSRHELKGCINDAKCMKYLLVNRFSFPESSILMLTEEEADPYRHPNKQNMRMALFWLVQGCQAGDSLVFHYSGHGSQQRNYTGDEVDGFDETLCPSDFETQGMIVDDEINETIVRPLPTGARLHAIVDACHSGTVLDLPYLCRMDRNGKYIWEDHRPRSGVWKGTNGGEVISFSGCDDDQTSADTSALSKITSTGAMTYAFIEAIERGHGNTYGNMLNAMRSTIRNTDNDGGGGIVTSLISMLLKGGSLGGIRQEPQLTANQPFDVYTKPFSL; encoded by the exons ATGCCGTTGCTGGTAGACTGCTCCAGCTGCAACACGCCGCTGCAGCTGCCGCCCGGCGCTAGGACGATCCGCTGCCCCCTGTGCCAGGCCTTCACCCGCATCGCCGACTCCCGCGCTCTTCCACCTCCGCCCtactcttcctcctcctccgcatCTAACCACAACCCTCCTCCGCCCTCCACTTCTCCCTACAACCGCGCGCCGCCGGTGCCTCCTCAGTCGGTGCACGGGCGGAAGCGAGCTGTGATATGTGCCGTGTCGTACAAGCGGTCCCGGCACGAGCTCAAGGGATGCATTAACGACGCCAAGTGTATGAAGTACTTGCTGGTCAACAGGTTCAGCTTTCCAGAATCCTCCATTCTCATGCTCACCG AAGAAGAAGCTGATCCTTATAGGCACCCGAACAAGCAAAACATGAGAATGGCGCTGTTTTGGCTTGTGCAAGGTTGTCAAGCCGGGGATTCTTTGGTGTTTCATTATTCTGGTCATGGATCACAACAGAGGAACTACACTGGGGACGAGGTGGATGGATTTGATGAAACGCTATGTCCTTCGGATTTTGAGACTCAGGGGATGATTGTCGATGATGAGATCAATGAAACAATCGTCAGACCTCTTCCCACCGGGGCTAGGCTTCATGCAATTGTGGATGCTTGCCACAGCGGTACTGTGCTAGATTTACCGTATCTCTGTAGGATGGACAG GAACGGGAAGTACATATGGGAGGATCATCGCCCAAGATCAGGTGTTTGGAAAGGAACAAACGGTGGAGAGGTCATTTCCTTTAGTGGCTGTGATGATGATCAAACCTCTGCTGATACCTCA GCTTTGTCAAAGATTACTTCGACTGGTGCCATGACTTACGCTTTCATCGAAGCCATCGAGCGTGGACATGGAAATACATACGGTAACATGTTGAATGCAATGCGATCTACCATCCGTAACACAGACAATGATGGTGGAGGTGGTATTGTGACATCTCTTATCTCCATGCTTTTGAAAGGAGGGAGTCTTGGCGGGATAAGACAG GAACCACAGCTAACCGCTAATCAACCATTTGATGTGTATACGAAGCCTTTCTCCTTGTAG
- the LOC126621664 gene encoding metacaspase-1-like — MSMPVQCSNCHKKVQLLRPGEAPVYCPICRVATYTAPYSYSHHYPPHQPPLLALPPPPYSQIPPRTPMLARGCKRAVICAVSYKNSKHELKGCINDAKCIKYLLVNRFHFPDSSILMLTEEETDPNRHPTKQNMIRALHWLVQGCQPGDSLVFHYSGHGKRKRNYTRDEVDGYDENLCPVDFKSRGLISDDEINAMIVRPLPRGVKLHAFIDACHSGTALDLAFLCRIDRSGRYVWEDHSPQLGVWKGTNGGKVICLSGCDDHQTSADASNLSTTTPTGVMTFSFIQAIEHGHGTTYGSIMGAVRSTILNKENEDRTSTSSPSLAGRLTQEPQLTSSKMLKLKKKFSL; from the exons ATGTCGATGCCCGTACAATGCTCGAACTGCCACAAAAAGGTGCAGCTACTACGGCCAGGCGAAGCCCCCGTCTACTGCCCCATATGCCGGGTTGCCACCTACACAGCCCCGTACTCGTATTCCCACCACTACCCGCCTCATCAACCGCCCCTCCTCGCCCTGCCTCCCCCCCCGTACAGCCAAATACCACCAAGGACACCTATGTTGGCTCGGGGATGCAAACGAGCGGTGATATGCGCTGTGTCGTATAAGAATTCCAAGCATGAGCTTAAGGGCTGCATTAATGATGCAAAATGTATTAAGTATTTGCTTGTCAATCGGTTCCACTTCCCGGATTCCTCCATTCTCATGCTCACCG AAGAAGAAACTGACCCAAATCGGCATCCTACCAAACAAAACATGATAAGGGCTCTGCATTGGCTTGTGCAAGGTTGCCAACCAGGAGACTCCTTGGTGTTCCATTATTCCGGCCACGGAAAAAGAAAGAGGAACTACACCAGGGATGAGGTGGATGGATATGACGAAAACTTGTGTCCCGTGGATTTCAAGAGTCGGGGACTGATTTCAGACGATGAGATCAATGCAATGATTGTAAGACCTCTTCCTCGTGGGGTGAAGCTCCACGCCTTTATAGATGCTTGCCATAGCGGTACTGCTCTAGATTTAGCATTCCTCTGCAGGATCGACAG AAGTGGGAGATACGTATGGGAGGATCACAGCCCTCAATTGGGTGTTTGGAAAGGAACAAATGGCGGGAAGGTCATATGCCTCAGTGGCTGCGATGATCATCAGACCTCTGCTGATGCTTCA AATCTGTCGACGACAACTCCAACTGGTGTCATGACTTTTTCTTTCATCCAAGCCATCGAGCATGGACATGGAACCACATACGGCAGCATCATGGGGGCGGTAAGATCTACTATTCTCAACAAGGAGAATGAAGACCGTACCTCAACGTCATCTCCGAGTCTTGCTGGCAGGTTGACACag GAACCGCAGCTAACATCAAGTAAAATGCTTAAGCTGAAGAAGAAATTCTCCCTGTGA